The Deltaproteobacteria bacterium genome has a window encoding:
- a CDS encoding TonB family protein, translated as MSYGGRFALFVGLSALGHVLLARGMTRLPPPASPTLPRVVVRVELREAPAKAAPAPEPAVVEARQPAEPRTPRPPKEPRPRRRRLVATTPAPAEQAKPAESAAPAKGQGTPTFGVSMGSTSQGGKGPAVPVGNAGRGRPGAGGGGGRGAGPGAPAPLGVQDVTKLPLPRGQCSGRYTEAAREAGLEGTVVLDLVVGEDGRTREVVVVRSLGRGLTEAAVAAVKACRFSPGERNGRPVAVRVRGFKIRFFLDHTL; from the coding sequence ATGAGCTACGGCGGACGCTTCGCCCTCTTTGTCGGGCTCTCTGCGCTCGGGCACGTGCTGCTGGCTCGGGGGATGACGCGCCTGCCGCCCCCCGCGTCACCGACGCTCCCGCGCGTGGTCGTGCGCGTCGAGCTCCGCGAGGCGCCGGCGAAGGCCGCGCCGGCACCGGAGCCCGCGGTGGTCGAGGCGCGCCAGCCGGCGGAGCCCCGGACCCCCCGCCCGCCGAAGGAGCCTCGCCCGCGGAGGCGGCGCCTCGTCGCCACGACGCCGGCGCCAGCCGAGCAGGCCAAGCCCGCGGAGAGCGCGGCGCCGGCTAAGGGGCAGGGGACGCCGACCTTCGGGGTCTCGATGGGCTCGACGTCGCAGGGGGGCAAGGGCCCGGCCGTGCCCGTGGGGAACGCGGGGCGGGGCAGGCCCGGTGCCGGCGGCGGAGGAGGCCGCGGGGCGGGTCCGGGCGCTCCGGCGCCCCTCGGCGTGCAGGACGTGACGAAGCTGCCGCTGCCGCGGGGGCAGTGCAGCGGACGCTACACCGAGGCGGCGCGCGAGGCGGGCCTCGAAGGCACGGTGGTCCTGGATCTCGTCGTGGGGGAGGACGGCCGCACGCGGGAGGTCGTGGTGGTGCGGTCGCTCGGTCGGGGGCTCACCGAGGCTGCCGTGGCCGCGGTGAAGGCCTGCCGCTTCTCGCCGGGGGAGCGGAACGGCCGTCCCGTGGCGGTACGCGTGCGCGGGTTCAAGATACGGTTCTTTCTAGATCATACCCTCTAG
- a CDS encoding biopolymer transporter ExbD, with protein sequence MGAPTRRRGLITDINVTPLVDIMLVLLIIFMLTAHVIARKAIEVEFPKASQGTAPQSPTLIVTLTRDGRLHLDGAPVEPEALRAAVKRAVAKDSKAQVIVAGDKEVSHGRVVWVLDLVKRLGVTSFAIQIDPAIVMAPAPAR encoded by the coding sequence ATGGGCGCCCCCACGCGTCGTCGCGGGCTGATCACCGACATCAACGTCACGCCCCTCGTGGACATCATGCTCGTGCTGCTCATCATCTTCATGCTGACGGCGCACGTGATCGCGCGTAAGGCCATCGAGGTGGAGTTCCCGAAGGCCTCCCAGGGCACCGCGCCGCAGAGCCCCACCCTGATCGTCACGCTCACGCGCGACGGACGGCTGCACCTCGACGGCGCCCCCGTGGAGCCCGAGGCGCTGCGCGCGGCAGTGAAGCGCGCGGTCGCCAAGGACAGCAAGGCCCAGGTGATCGTCGCCGGGGACAAGGAGGTCTCGCACGGGCGCGTGGTCTGGGTGCTCGACCTCGTGAAGAGGCTCGGAGTGACCTCCTTTGCGATCCAGATCGACCCCGCCATCGTGATGGCGCCGGCCCCCGCCCGATGA
- a CDS encoding MotA/TolQ/ExbB proton channel family protein: protein MSNPQSIDAQALDLMLRAGSRWVLWLLLGLSVVAVAVVLERLWFFARMRASRRQSEELLKALRATGPEAALRTLAGPASMETAVARACLEHTADGPAAIEEHLAAAVESERLRYERGLAFLGTLGNNAPFVGLFGTVLGIVRSFHDLSVNSAQGTQAVMAGIAEALVATGVGLLVALPAVAAYNGLMRHVETAAAGAGALGHRILAFVKTERAGAPRVAALAPEGE, encoded by the coding sequence GTGAGCAATCCGCAATCGATCGACGCGCAGGCCCTGGACCTCATGCTGCGAGCGGGCTCGCGCTGGGTGCTCTGGCTGCTTCTGGGGCTCAGCGTGGTGGCCGTGGCCGTCGTGCTCGAACGCCTCTGGTTCTTCGCGCGGATGCGCGCCTCCCGGCGCCAGAGCGAGGAGCTGCTCAAGGCCCTGCGCGCCACCGGCCCCGAGGCCGCGTTGCGGACCCTGGCGGGACCGGCTTCGATGGAGACGGCCGTGGCCCGAGCCTGCCTCGAGCACACCGCCGACGGGCCGGCGGCGATCGAAGAGCACCTCGCCGCCGCCGTGGAAAGCGAACGCCTGCGCTACGAGCGCGGGCTCGCCTTCCTCGGGACGCTCGGAAACAACGCGCCCTTCGTCGGCCTCTTCGGCACGGTGCTGGGGATCGTGCGGTCGTTTCACGACCTGTCCGTGAACAGCGCGCAAGGGACGCAGGCCGTGATGGCCGGGATCGCCGAGGCCCTCGTGGCGACCGGGGTGGGCCTGCTCGTGGCCCTGCCCGCCGTGGCGGCCTACAACGGGCTCATGCGGCACGTGGAGACGGCGGCGGCCGGTGCGGGGGCTCTCGGGCATCGGATCCTGGCCTTCGTGAAGACGGAACGGGCCGGCGCACCGCGGGTCGCGGCGCTCGCGCCGGAGGGCGAGTGA
- a CDS encoding carboxypeptidase regulatory-like domain-containing protein, which translates to MLEPPRPLRPAVVPYPAGAPPHSRPVVVKVTISVGVDGRVEAVVLATRSLPIFDDAVVRAARAFRFAPGRYGGQPVRVQIAFTHTFLPPPRPSGGVVPAGLAPTSLLRGRLVELGTRAPVSGATVVAEVGGRRYVAEADPSGRFRLSIPAGAITVRVHSSGYRPFLQRERVAERQQIAVTYFVERERYDPYEIVVVSERRREEVSRIALTGPELTQVPGTFGDPFRVIQTLPGTASVISLVPFPVVRGASPSSTGTLLDGARVPLLYHLLAGPSVVHPEFIDEVRFFPGGAPVIYGGYTGGIVDGQTRRARPDERRIDVDLNLMAVGGLVRWPIPKLGLNVTAAGRYGYPGLILSLATKQASLSYWDYQLRVDGGTLRNGWTVFAYGARDELDTVSPSADPADPDPPLEPALILNFHRLDLRAQHGRGRFDGAYRLLLGYDHSEGQGGNVTTWVVDPRARWTFRPGPRLTLVGGLEGALHFFSQAAPPASTLGNFSLAALTQDLTRLYDVGALAEVLWRPSPRWLFRPGLRGDLLHDGATRQLSADPRLTVRYLLARRSLPDVPADSDRNGIWLKGSVGLYHQPPRFVLPLPGLDTMPLRFGLLRSIQGSLGLEVPFAQGLSLGLEGYFSLLDPTIFDLAFNPESLTTAPNTSLLPTTTEPSPNRSQKAVDELVKPLLGRAYGLELLIRRQSRTGIYGWLSYTLSRSERRRDPGWAPYDFDRTHLLNLVVGIPLPRSWDLGLRLQYQSGKPATSTAGYNAARQDGYLRIDLRIDKRAAWRGWLLDFYIDLLNVALLPEELLQGETLRYVIPTVGVRGRF; encoded by the coding sequence GTGCTCGAGCCGCCGCGCCCGCTGCGCCCGGCCGTGGTCCCCTATCCCGCGGGGGCTCCGCCGCACTCCCGCCCGGTCGTCGTGAAGGTCACCATCTCGGTCGGGGTCGACGGCCGCGTGGAGGCGGTGGTCCTCGCGACGCGATCGCTCCCCATCTTCGACGACGCGGTGGTGCGTGCGGCTCGTGCGTTCCGCTTCGCGCCGGGACGCTACGGGGGGCAGCCGGTGCGCGTGCAGATTGCTTTCACACATACCTTCTTGCCGCCGCCACGCCCCTCGGGCGGGGTCGTGCCCGCGGGGCTCGCGCCGACCTCGCTGCTCCGGGGGCGGCTCGTGGAGCTGGGTACGCGCGCGCCCGTCAGCGGCGCGACCGTGGTCGCGGAGGTGGGCGGACGGCGGTACGTGGCCGAGGCAGATCCCAGCGGGCGGTTCCGGCTCTCCATCCCGGCCGGCGCGATCACGGTGCGCGTGCATTCCTCGGGGTACCGTCCCTTTCTCCAGCGCGAGCGCGTCGCGGAGCGCCAGCAGATCGCCGTGACCTACTTCGTGGAACGCGAGCGCTACGATCCGTACGAGATCGTCGTGGTCAGCGAGCGCCGCCGCGAGGAGGTGTCGCGCATCGCGCTCACGGGCCCCGAGCTGACGCAGGTTCCGGGCACCTTCGGCGACCCCTTTCGCGTGATCCAGACCCTCCCCGGCACCGCGTCGGTGATCTCCCTCGTCCCCTTCCCGGTGGTGCGGGGGGCGAGCCCGAGCTCCACGGGCACCCTGCTCGACGGCGCGCGGGTGCCGCTGCTCTACCACCTGCTCGCCGGTCCCAGCGTGGTGCACCCCGAGTTCATCGACGAGGTGCGGTTCTTCCCCGGGGGCGCCCCCGTGATCTACGGCGGCTACACGGGCGGCATCGTGGACGGGCAGACCCGGCGCGCGCGGCCGGACGAGCGCCGCATCGACGTGGACCTCAACCTGATGGCCGTCGGCGGGCTCGTGCGCTGGCCCATCCCGAAGCTCGGCCTCAACGTCACGGCGGCGGGGCGCTACGGCTACCCGGGGCTCATCCTGAGCCTGGCCACCAAACAGGCCTCGCTCTCGTACTGGGACTACCAGCTTCGCGTCGACGGGGGAACCCTTCGCAACGGGTGGACCGTGTTCGCCTACGGCGCCCGCGACGAGCTGGACACCGTCTCGCCGAGCGCCGACCCGGCTGACCCCGACCCGCCGCTCGAGCCGGCCCTGATCCTGAACTTCCACCGGCTGGACCTCCGCGCGCAGCACGGGCGGGGACGCTTCGACGGCGCCTACCGGCTGCTCCTCGGTTACGACCACAGCGAAGGGCAGGGCGGGAACGTGACGACTTGGGTCGTGGACCCGCGTGCGCGGTGGACCTTTCGGCCCGGTCCGCGGCTCACCCTGGTGGGCGGCCTCGAAGGAGCGCTCCACTTCTTCTCGCAGGCGGCCCCTCCCGCCTCCACCCTCGGGAACTTCTCGCTCGCGGCCCTGACCCAGGACCTGACGCGCCTCTACGACGTCGGCGCGCTGGCCGAGGTCCTCTGGAGACCCTCGCCGAGGTGGCTCTTCCGTCCGGGCCTCCGCGGGGACCTGCTCCACGACGGCGCCACGCGACAGCTCTCCGCCGACCCGCGACTCACCGTGCGCTACCTGCTCGCCCGGCGCTCGCTCCCCGACGTGCCCGCCGACAGCGACCGGAACGGGATCTGGCTCAAGGGGTCGGTCGGCCTCTACCACCAGCCGCCGCGCTTCGTCCTGCCGCTGCCGGGGCTCGACACCATGCCGCTGCGCTTCGGGCTGCTGCGCTCCATCCAGGGGAGTCTCGGGCTGGAGGTCCCCTTCGCGCAGGGACTCAGCCTCGGGCTGGAGGGGTACTTCAGCCTGCTCGACCCGACGATCTTCGACCTGGCCTTCAACCCCGAGAGCCTGACCACCGCACCGAATACCTCTCTGCTCCCCACGACGACGGAGCCCTCGCCAAATCGCTCCCAGAAGGCCGTAGACGAGCTGGTCAAGCCGCTCCTCGGTCGCGCGTACGGACTCGAGCTCCTCATCCGGCGTCAGTCGAGGACCGGTATCTACGGGTGGCTCTCCTACACGCTCTCGCGCTCGGAGCGGCGCCGGGATCCGGGATGGGCGCCGTACGATTTCGACCGCACCCACCTCTTGAACCTCGTCGTCGGGATTCCTCTGCCTCGGAGCTGGGACCTCGGCCTGCGCTTGCAGTACCAGAGCGGCAAGCCGGCCACCAGCACGGCGGGCTACAACGCCGCTCGCCAGGACGGCTACCTGCGGATCGACCTGCGGATCGACAAGCGCGCCGCCTGGCGAGGCTGGCTGTTAGACTTCTACATCGACCTGCTGAACGTCGCGCTCCTCCCCGAGGAGCTCCTGCAGGGAGAGACGCTCCGCTACGTCATTCCCACCGTCGGGGTGAGAGGACGCTTCTAG